One segment of Coffea arabica cultivar ET-39 chromosome 7c, Coffea Arabica ET-39 HiFi, whole genome shotgun sequence DNA contains the following:
- the LOC113698598 gene encoding eukaryotic translation initiation factor 6-2, giving the protein MATRLQFENSCEVGVFSKLTNAYCLVAIGGSENFYSTFEAELADVIPVVKTAIGGTRIIGRLCAGNKNGLLLPHTTTDQELQHLRNSLPDSVVVQRIDERLSALGNCIACNDHVALTHTDLDRETEEMIADVLGVEVFRQTIAGNILVGSYCAFSNRGGLVHPHTSIEDLDELSTLLQVPLVAGTVNRGSEVIAAGLTVNDWTAFCGSDTTATELSVIESVFKLREAQPSAIVDEMRKSLIDSYV; this is encoded by the exons ATGGCTACCA GATTGCAATTTGAGAATTCATGTGAAGTTGGAGTTTTTTCTAAGCTGACCAATGCTTATTGCTTGGTCGCCATTGGAGGTTCTGAGAACTTCTACAG TACGTTTGAGGCAGAATTGGCTGATGTAATTCCGGTAGTGAAGACCGCAATTGGTGGCACTAGGATCATTGGAAGACTTTGTGCTG GAAACAAGAATGGGCTTCTCTTACCGCATACTACCACCGATCAAG AACTTCAGCATTTGAGGAATAGTCTACCAGATTCTGTTGTTGTTCAGCGCATTGATGAGAGACTTTCTGCATTGGGAAACTGCATTGCCTGTAATGATCATGTTGCACTTACACACACCGATCTCGACAGG GAAACTGAGGAGATGATTGCAGATGTTCTTGGAGTAGAAGTTTTTAGAcagacaattgctggaaataTTTTGGTGGGCAGCTATTGTGCATTTTCAAATAGGGGTGGCCTG GTGCATCCTCACACGTCCATAGAGGACCTAGATGAACTCTCTACGCTCCTACAGGTTCCACTGGTGGCAGGGACAGTGAATCGTGGTAGTGAAGTAATCGCTGCTGGCCTGACAGTTAATGACTGGACAGCCTTTTGTGGATCTGACACTACTGCAACAGAATTGTCTGTTATAGAGAGCGTTTTCAAGTTAAGAGAAGCTCAACCTAGTGCCATTGTTGATGAGATGAGGAAGTCATTGATTGACAGCTATGTATGA